A stretch of Dehalococcoidia bacterium DNA encodes these proteins:
- a CDS encoding nuclear transport factor 2 family protein — MTSVRTSRAELSALIDRFFTAWARHDLDAAMACVADDAIYDEFNGKVWQGKAQVREGFLPNFRGDYGDIQFHLEDLFIDAEAQEALARWLCVFAWKGSRRSWRGLDILRLRDGLIVEKLTYAKTDRPQTESTPLPG; from the coding sequence ATGACGAGCGTGCGCACATCTCGTGCCGAACTTTCGGCGCTGATCGATCGCTTCTTCACCGCCTGGGCCCGGCACGACCTGGACGCGGCAATGGCCTGCGTGGCCGACGACGCGATCTACGACGAGTTCAACGGCAAGGTCTGGCAGGGCAAGGCGCAGGTGCGCGAGGGCTTCCTGCCCAACTTCCGCGGCGACTACGGCGACATCCAGTTTCACCTCGAAGATCTGTTCATCGATGCCGAGGCGCAGGAGGCGCTTGCCCGCTGGCTGTGCGTCTTCGCATGGAAGGGCAGCCGGCGTAGCTGGCGCGGGCTCGACATCCTGCGCCTGCGCGACGGCCTGATCGTCGAAAAGCTGACCTATGCCAAAACGGACCGCC